In Procambarus clarkii isolate CNS0578487 chromosome 36, FALCON_Pclarkii_2.0, whole genome shotgun sequence, one DNA window encodes the following:
- the LOC138371667 gene encoding uncharacterized protein gives MGKEPLRSWIETSNFPETHPLYDPSKKGVLGLLNYRKYSRNISLNASHFILVISRDLSQIETLGRQIFGKEDSKKLETKASIAERFIRTLKGKLYKYMTAHNTLNYMQALPEIVKTYNSSPHKGLKGKTPTEVHALSSPAEYADQFNLMYKTPSKTKREIIPRLAVGDTVRIALSDRISKFKKGFKQQNTREIFTVTRIDRRQRIPLYFLKDLNIKEIEGGFYSEELTPTQLPPSFHIKKILRKRRVREKAIFSPGKLPLVQLFFNMTSTLQDLFRNDAAGK, from the exons atggggaaagaaccccttagatcaTGGATTGAGACCagtaacttccctgaaactcaccccttgtatgatccttctaaaaagggtgttttaggtcttttaaa TTATAGGAAGTATTCGAGGAATATCAGTTTAAACGCTTCCCATTTTATATTAGTTATATCAAGAGACCtttcacaaattgaaacactaggACGGCAGATATTTGGGAAAGAGGACTCAAAGAAGCTG gagactaaggCCTCCATTGCTGAGAGGTTTATACGAACTTTAAAGGGAAAACTTTACAAGTATATGACCGCCCACAATACTTTAAATTATATGCAAGCTTTACCAGAAATTGTAAAAACGTATAATTCTTCTCCACACAAGGGGTTGAAAGGAAAGACCCCTACCGAGGTACACGCTTTATCATCACCTGCTGAGTACGCTGACCAATTTAACTTAATGTATAAAACCCCGAgcaaaacaaagagagaaatcattcctCGTCTGGCTGTCGGCGATACTGTACGTATTGCACTATCAGaccgcatttccaagtttaagaagggctttaagcagcagaacacccgcgAGATCTTTACAGTGACACGTATTGATAGGAGGCAGCGTATCCCATTATACTTTCTGAAAGATTTGAATATTAAGGAAATAGAAGGAGGTTTCTATAGCGAGGAATTAACTCCTACACAGCTTCCTCCATCCTTCCATATTAAAAAGATCTTGCGCAAACGCAGAGTAAGAG AAAAAGCTATATTTTCACCGGGGAAATTGCCTCTGGTGCAGCTGTTTTTCAATATGACTTCTACACTGCAAGATTTATTCCGCAATGATGCTGCAGGGAAGTAA